A genomic window from Brassica oleracea var. oleracea cultivar TO1000 chromosome C8, BOL, whole genome shotgun sequence includes:
- the LOC106308048 gene encoding E3 ubiquitin-protein ligase RNF8-A isoform X2, with protein MSSTTIGEHIRLRRARHQTIRHSAADDDPPLTHVVPPISQPTRFCNSAMSSFLLLPTSSNEPTKKKQLGFPQAASFRGMNCTAAAAHEVSVPSAIRSSADWDNKKKRNKKKKKKKKKKGSYEDGSVRFLSESRDVDGSGGCVAVPDVWCGPGLGFSTDAVSMNPPRRNLPSSRRKIDVDKNSPNQTEGSSVLTRRFTNQEPHSHALMSSDSHVEPTLFSSRYHGHLRRPYPDDLTEMMMLRNGFLMGRTTDSLDHFHSLRLDVDNMSYEQLLELGDRIGYVNTGLKESEIRRCLRKINPSVSNTLADRKCSICQDEYERECQVGKLDCGHSFHVQCVKQWLSRKNACPVCKKTAYAKP; from the exons ATGTCGTCGACAACAATCGGCGAACACATCAGACTCCGACGAGCTAGGCACCAAACCATCCGCCACAGCGCCGCCGACGATGATCCGCCGCTGACCCACGTCGTCCCCCCAATCTCCCAACCCACTCGCTTCTGTAACTCGGCAATGTCCTCCTTCTTGCTCCTCCCCACTTCCTCCAACGAGCCCACAAAGAAGAAACAGCTCGGTTTCCCTCAAGCTGCGTCCTTTAGGGGAATGAACTGCACCGCAGCAGCAGCTCACGAGGTTTCTGTCCCCTCCGCGATTCGCTCCTCCGCAGATTGGGACAACAAGAAGAAGAGGAACAAGAAGAAGAAGAAGAAGAAGAAGAAGAAAGGAAGCTACGAGGATGGTTCGGTTCGGTTCTTGAGCGAGTCTAGAGACGTCGATGGCAGCGGCGGCTGCGTCGCGGTTCCGGATGTTTGGTGCGGTCCGGGACTAGGATTCTCGACGGATGCTGTGTCGATGAATCCTCCGAGAAGGAATCTCCCGTCGTCGCGTCGCAAAATCGACGTGGACAAGAACAGTCCTAATCAGACAGAG GGTTCTTCTGTTCTTACTAGGCGTTTTACCAATCAAGAACCTCATTCTCACGCTTTAATGAGCTCTGATTCACACGTTGAACCAACCTTGTTCTCAAGTAGATACCATGGCCATCTTCGGCGCCCTTACCCTGATGATCTTACCGAG ATGATGATGCTCCGGAATGGTTTTTTAATGGGAAGGACAACAGATTCGCTTGATCACTTCCACAGCTTGAGACTTGACGTTGATAATATGTCATACGAG CAACTACTAGAGCTTGGTGATAGGATTGGTTATGTGAATACTGGACTAAAAGAGAGCGAGATACGTCGTTGTCTTCGGAAAATCAATCCATCTGTATCCAATACTCTTGCTGATAGAAAATGCAGCATCTGTCAG GATGAGTATGAGAGAGAGTGTCAGGTTGGGAAATTGGACTGTGGACACAGCTTCCATGTCCAGTGCGTGAAGCAGTGGCTATCGAGGAAGAATGCTTGTCCTGTCTGTAAGAAGACAGCATACGCCAAGCCTTAA
- the LOC106308048 gene encoding E3 ubiquitin-protein ligase RNF8-A isoform X1, whose translation MSSTTIGEHIRLRRARHQTIRHSAADDDPPLTHVVPPISQPTRFCNSAMSSFLLLPTSSNEPTKKKQLGFPQAASFRGMNCTAAAAHEVSVPSAIRSSADWDNKKKRNKKKKKKKKKKGSYEDGSVRFLSESRDVDGSGGCVAVPDVWCGPGLGFSTDAVSMNPPRRNLPSSRRKIDVDKNSPNQTEVKGSSVLTRRFTNQEPHSHALMSSDSHVEPTLFSSRYHGHLRRPYPDDLTEMMMLRNGFLMGRTTDSLDHFHSLRLDVDNMSYEQLLELGDRIGYVNTGLKESEIRRCLRKINPSVSNTLADRKCSICQDEYERECQVGKLDCGHSFHVQCVKQWLSRKNACPVCKKTAYAKP comes from the exons ATGTCGTCGACAACAATCGGCGAACACATCAGACTCCGACGAGCTAGGCACCAAACCATCCGCCACAGCGCCGCCGACGATGATCCGCCGCTGACCCACGTCGTCCCCCCAATCTCCCAACCCACTCGCTTCTGTAACTCGGCAATGTCCTCCTTCTTGCTCCTCCCCACTTCCTCCAACGAGCCCACAAAGAAGAAACAGCTCGGTTTCCCTCAAGCTGCGTCCTTTAGGGGAATGAACTGCACCGCAGCAGCAGCTCACGAGGTTTCTGTCCCCTCCGCGATTCGCTCCTCCGCAGATTGGGACAACAAGAAGAAGAGGAACAAGAAGAAGAAGAAGAAGAAGAAGAAGAAAGGAAGCTACGAGGATGGTTCGGTTCGGTTCTTGAGCGAGTCTAGAGACGTCGATGGCAGCGGCGGCTGCGTCGCGGTTCCGGATGTTTGGTGCGGTCCGGGACTAGGATTCTCGACGGATGCTGTGTCGATGAATCCTCCGAGAAGGAATCTCCCGTCGTCGCGTCGCAAAATCGACGTGGACAAGAACAGTCCTAATCAGACAGAGGTAAAG GGTTCTTCTGTTCTTACTAGGCGTTTTACCAATCAAGAACCTCATTCTCACGCTTTAATGAGCTCTGATTCACACGTTGAACCAACCTTGTTCTCAAGTAGATACCATGGCCATCTTCGGCGCCCTTACCCTGATGATCTTACCGAG ATGATGATGCTCCGGAATGGTTTTTTAATGGGAAGGACAACAGATTCGCTTGATCACTTCCACAGCTTGAGACTTGACGTTGATAATATGTCATACGAG CAACTACTAGAGCTTGGTGATAGGATTGGTTATGTGAATACTGGACTAAAAGAGAGCGAGATACGTCGTTGTCTTCGGAAAATCAATCCATCTGTATCCAATACTCTTGCTGATAGAAAATGCAGCATCTGTCAG GATGAGTATGAGAGAGAGTGTCAGGTTGGGAAATTGGACTGTGGACACAGCTTCCATGTCCAGTGCGTGAAGCAGTGGCTATCGAGGAAGAATGCTTGTCCTGTCTGTAAGAAGACAGCATACGCCAAGCCTTAA
- the LOC106307163 gene encoding nuclear poly(A) polymerase 1, translating to MVRLMANVQQRYGITEPISLGGPTELDVVKTRELEKYLQDVGLYEGKEEAVRREEVLGRLDQIVKIWIKTISRAKGLNDQLLHEANAEIFTFGSYRLGVHGPGADIDTLCVGPRHATREGDFFGELQRMLSEMPEVTELHPVPDAHVPLMGFKLNGISIDLLYAQLPLWVIPKDLDISQDSILQNADEQTVRSLNGCRVTDQILRLVPNIENFRTALRCMRFWAKRRGVYSNVSGFLGGINWALLVARICQLYPNALPNMLASRFFRVYTQWRWPNPVLLCSIDGGSFGLQVWDPRRNPKDRLHIMPIITPAYPCMNSSYNVSASTLRIMTGEFQRGKDICEAMEANKADWDTLFEPFAFFEAYKNYLQIDISAANVDDLRKWKGWVESRLRQLTLKIERHTYDMLQCHPHTHDYQDASRPLHCSYFMGLQRKQGVPAAEGEQFDIRRTVDEFKHTVNSYTLWIPGMEISVSHIKRRSIPSFVFPGGVRPSHASKGTWDSKRRSENRIASTASAATTNTNEASSESKGGSSSSGDGKMRKRGDDETLTDQLRNSKRVGVAVPVENGEGGSPDPSVGSVCSSPLKDCLTDAKSDPISKDPPENVVLFSKDTPESPPLEKIATLQAQSQETEELEDSFDFGNQVIEQISNKDTILAASGTIPPFEATTSNGSPFSNGAVEELEVLPMGHPEVTHRALVQQRKPIIKLNFTSLGKTDGK from the exons ATGGTAAGATTGATGGCTAACGTCCAGCAAAGGTATGGTATTACAGAACCTATCTCTTTGGGAGGACCAACGGAGCTTGATGTGGTCAAGACACGAGAGCTCGAGAAG TACTTGCAAGATGTTGGATTGTACGAGGGGAAGGAGGAAGCTGTTAGAAGAGAGGAGGTTCTCGGGAGACTAGACCAG ATTGTAAAAATATGGATTAAGACGATCAGCCGCGCCAAAGGGTTGAATGATCAGCTGCTTCATGAGGCCAATGCAGAGATATTTACTTTCGGTTCTTATCGTCTAGGG GTACATGGACCTGGTGCTGATATAGACACTTTATGTGTGGGGCCTAGACATGCAACTAGAGAA GGTGATTTCTTTGGTGAGCTACAAAGGATGCTGTCCGAAATGCCTGAAGTAACAGAGCTGCACCCTGTTCCTGATGCTCACGTTCCCTTGATGGGATTCAAACTTAATGGAATTTCTATAGATCTCCTCTACGCACAACTTCCACTCTGGGTTATACCTAAG GATTTAGATATATCACAGGATTCCATTCTACAGAATGCTGATGAGCAAACTGTTCGAAGCCTCAACGGTTGTAGAGTCACTGACCAGATCTTGCGTTTGGTTCCTAACATTGAG AATTTTAGGACAGCATTAAGATGCATGAGGTTTTGGGCCAAGCGACGTGGAGTATACTCTAAT GTCTCTGGATTCCTTGGTGGTATAAACTGGGCGTTGCTTGTAGCTCGGATATGTCAACTTTATCCTAACGCACTCCCAAATATGTTAGCGTCTCGGTTCTTCAGGGTCTACACTCAATGGCGTTGGCCAAACCCTGTCCTTCTCTGTTCTATTGATGGAGGATCCTTCGGTCTTCAAGTTTGGGATCCTAGAAGAAACCCAAAAGACAGGTTACACATCATGCCCATCATTACTCCCGCTTATCCTTGTATGAACTCCAGTTATAACGTCTCTGCAAGTACGTTGAGGATTATGACAGGAGAGTTTCAGAGAGGCAAAGATATATGTGAG GCTATGGAAGCAAACAAAGCTGACTGGGATACCCTTTTTGAGCCATTTGCATTCTTTGAAGCTTATAAAAACTATCTTCAGATCGACATCTCTGCTGCAAATGTTGATGATCTAAGGAAATGGAAAGGCTGGGTTGAGTCACGTCTCAGACAGCTCACACTGAAG ATTGAGAGACATACTTATGACATGCTGCAATGCCACCCTCATACACACGACTATCAAGACGCATCCAGACCACTCCATTGCTCTTACTTCATGGGTCTGCAGCGTAAACAAGGAGTTCCAGCAGCAGAAGGCGAACAATTCGACATCAGAAGAACCGTTGATGAGTTTAAACACACTGTTAACAGTTACACGCTGTGGATTCCCGGGATGGAGATTAGTGTCAGCCATATAAAGCGAAGGAGCATTCCGAGCTTCGTGTTTCCTGGTGGAGTTAGACCTTCACATGCCTCTAAAGGAACATGGGACAGCAAACGCCGTTCAGAGAACAGGATTGCTTCTACAGCGAGTGCAGCTACTACCAATACTAATGAAGCGAGCTCTGAAAGTAAAGGTGGTTCTAGCAGTTCAGGAGATGGGAAGATGAGGAAGCGGGGAGACGATGAGACGCTCACCGATCAGTTAAGGAACTCTAAACGCGTTGGAGTTGCAGTGCCTGTAGAGAATGGTGAAGGCGGGAGCCCGGATCCATCTGTTGGATCCGTTTGCTCTAGTCCTCTGAAAGATTGTTTGACAGACGCTAAATCTGATCCTATCAGTAAGGATCCACCAGAGAATGTTGTTCTTTTCAGCAAGGATACACCAGAGAGCCCTCCATTAGAGAAGATAGCCACTCTTCAAGCTCAGAGTCAAGAAACGGAGGAGCTTGAAGACAGTTTTGATTTTGGAAACCAAGTGATTGAGCAGATTTCAAATAAGGATACAATCTTGGCGGCTAGTGGAACTATACCTCCATTCGAGGCCACTACTTCAAATGGCTCACCATTCTCCAACGGAGCAGTGGAAGAACTCGAG GTTCTACCAATGGGACATCCCGAGGTGACGCATAGAGCTTTAGTGCAACAGCGCAAACCGATAATCAA ATTGAACTTCACGTCTCTAGGCAAAACCGACGGCAAGTAA
- the LOC106307683 gene encoding uncharacterized protein LOC106307683, whose translation MMVSPASWVLSPSSSSVVFSRRQRLPLVRSAVDGRNEIVPPAQSQIPNKEVTESVSVLKTAAKTRKVAAEEILAAFSAIEKAKVDPSPFLETLGGSESPGRTWMLIFTAEKKLKKGRYFPLTAVQRFDAAGKRIENGVYLGPLGALTFEGKFSWKNRILAFIFEQIRIKIGPLDPIKIGLGKKDAEVEPSNKDPFFIWFYVDEEIAVARGRSGGTAFWCRCRRIAS comes from the exons ATGATGGTCTCACCAGCTTCATGGGTTTTGTCCCCATCTTCTTCTTCTGTCGTCTTTAGTCGTCGCCAGAGGTTACCTTTGGTGAGATCAGCCGTCGACGGTAGGAACGAGATTGTTCCACCGGCACAGAGTCAAATCCCTAACAAA GAAGTAACGGAGAGCGTGAGTGTGTTAAAAACGGCTGCAAAAACTCGGAAGGTAGCAGCAGAGGAGATTTTAGCTGCTTTCTCTGCTATTGAAAAGGCTAAGGTTGATCCATCACCATTCCTCGAAACACTAGGTGGATCCGAGTCCCCTGGACGAACATGGATGCTCATCTTCACTGCCGAG AAGAAACTGAAGAAAGGTCGTTATTTCCCTCTAACCGCTGTTCAGAGATTTGATGCTGCG GGGAAGAGAATAGAGAACGGGGTGTATCTTGGTCCACTAGGAGCTTTGACCTTCGAAGGAAAGTTTTCATGGAAGAACCGTATCCTAGCCTTCATTTTCGAACAGATACGCATAAAGATTGGACCTTTAGATCCTATAAAGATCGGTTTGGGAAAGAAAGACGCAGAGGTAGAGCCGAGTAACAAAGACCCTTTCTTTATTTGGTTTTATGTCGATGAAGAAATAGCTGTTGCTCGCGGAAGAAGTGGTGGTACAGCTTTCTGGTGTCGTTGTCGCCGCATTGCTTCATAA
- the LOC106309730 gene encoding cyclin-dependent kinase D-3, whose protein sequence is MAEMEQRKKVADRYLKQEVLGQGTYGVVFKATDTKTGETVAIKKIRIGKQKEGVNITALREIKMLKELKHPHIILLIDAFPHKQNLHLVFEFMETDLEGVIRDSNMFLSPADVKSYLLMTLKGLAYCHEKRVLHRDMKPNNLLIGPDGQLKLADFGLARLFGSPDRKFTHQVFARWYRAPELLFGAKQYGAAVDVWAAGCVFAELLLRRPFLQGNSDIDQLSKIFAAFGTPKADQWPDMKNLPDYVEYQFVPAPSLRSLFPTVSEDALDLLSKMFTYDPKARISVTQALEHRYFTSAPSPTDPSKLPKPIRKQESKASYGKHEAIKVISPPRKIRRVMPERGRLDGMKSRVDKDQPAPMSLDFTILAERPPNRPTITSADRSHLKRKLDLDFQ, encoded by the exons ATGGCGGAGATGGAGCAGCGAAAGAAAGTTGCTGACAGGTATCTCAAGCAAGAGGTCCTCGGGCAAGGTACTTACGGAGTCGTCTTCAAAGCCACTGACACTAAG ACGGGAGAAACTGTAGCGATCAAGAAGATAAGGATTGGTAAACAAAAAGAAGGTGTGAATATCACTGCTCTCAGGGAAATCAAAATGCTGAAAGAGCTAAAGCATCCACATATTATTCTCTTGATCGATGCGTTTCCTCACAAACAAAACTTGCATCTTGTGTTCGAGTTCATGGAGACTGACCTCGAAGGAGTCATTCGAGATTCAAATATGTTCCTTTCACCTGCTGATGTCAAATCGTACCTTCTAATGACACTGAAAGGACTTGCTTATTGCCACGAGAAACGGGTTTTGCACAG GGATATGAAGCCAAATAACTTGTTGATTGGACCTGATGGACAGTTGAAACTTGCAGATTTTGGGTTAGCACGTTTATTTGGAAGTCCTGATCGTAAGTTTACCCACCAG GTGTTTGCTAGATGGTACAGAGCACCAGAACTTTTGTTTGGTGCAAAACAATATGGTGCTGCAGTTGATGTTTGGGCTGCGGGCTGCGTATTTGCCGAACTTCTGCTACGCAGACCATTTCTTCAG GGAAATAGTGATATCGATCAATTAAGCAAAATATTTGCTGCCTTTGGGACACCAAAGGCAGACCAGTGGCCTGACATGAAAAACCTTCCTGATTACGTAGAGTATCAATTTGTCCCTGCACCTTCTCTGCGTTCTTTGTTCCCAACAGTTAGTGAAGATGCTCTCGACTTGTTGTCCAAGATGTTTACGTATGACCCAAAGGCTAGAATTTCCGTTACGCAGGCGCTAGAACACAG GTACTTTACTTCTGCACCTTCTCCTACTGACCCTTCCAAGCTACCAAAGCCAATTCGCAAGCAGGAATCTAAAGCTTCTTACGGTAAACATGAGGCGATTAAAGTGATATCACCACCACGTAAGATAAGAAGAGTAATGCCTGAGCGTGGGAGGCTTGATGGTATGAAGTCTCGCGTTGACAAGGATCAACCAGCACCCATGTCATTGGATTTTACCATTCTCGCTGAGCGGCCTCCAAACCGACCTACCATCACCAG TGCCGATAGATCTCATCTGAAGAGGAAGCTCGACCTCGACTTCCAATAG